In Gemmobacter sp. 24YEA27, a genomic segment contains:
- a CDS encoding ABC transporter permease translates to MSQATQKRGLGFYLLAAFFALFVIFLYGPMLVIFILSFQGPTGGLTFPLRGVSTHWFNDLWTSTRYGDLGGAFRRSMVLGAMSLAITAIVCLFAGLAFRKRFMGAGPLFYLAITSLVVPGILLGLGISQLFQLLGFRLNWWLSGLGAHLSWTLPFGLLIMFAVLNRFDSSWEEAARDAGASPWQTLRYVTVPILFPGLIAVALFGFTLSYDEMPRSLLTVGGRNTLPIEISNMTTNVTTPALYAIGTVTSVLSFAVIALAFAGIALIQKRRARAK, encoded by the coding sequence ATGTCACAGGCAACCCAAAAACGCGGGCTCGGATTTTACCTGCTGGCGGCGTTTTTCGCGCTTTTCGTAATCTTCCTTTACGGCCCGATGCTGGTGATCTTCATCCTCAGCTTCCAGGGGCCAACGGGCGGGCTGACCTTTCCGTTGCGTGGCGTCTCAACCCATTGGTTCAACGACCTCTGGACCTCGACGCGCTACGGTGATCTTGGCGGCGCCTTCCGGCGGTCGATGGTTCTGGGCGCCATGTCGCTGGCCATTACCGCGATCGTCTGCCTTTTCGCCGGGCTCGCCTTCCGCAAGCGGTTCATGGGTGCAGGACCGCTGTTTTACCTGGCGATCACCAGCCTCGTGGTGCCGGGGATCCTGCTCGGCCTTGGGATTTCACAACTGTTCCAGCTGCTTGGCTTCCGGTTGAACTGGTGGCTCTCGGGCCTAGGCGCGCATCTGAGCTGGACGCTGCCTTTTGGCCTCCTGATCATGTTCGCGGTTCTGAACCGGTTCGACAGTTCCTGGGAAGAGGCGGCCCGCGATGCCGGCGCCAGCCCCTGGCAGACGCTGCGCTATGTGACCGTGCCGATCCTGTTCCCCGGTCTGATCGCGGTGGCGCTGTTCGGCTTTACCCTGTCTTACGATGAAATGCCGCGCTCGCTGCTGACGGTCGGCGGCAGGAATACCCTGCCCATCGAGATCTCAAATATGACGACGAATGTGACCACACCCGCGCTTTACGCGATTGGCACCGTGACCTCGGTGCTGAGCTTCGCTGTCATCGCGCTGGCCTTCGCCGGCATCGCCCTAATCCAGAAACGCCGTGCCCGCGCGAAGTGA
- a CDS encoding ABC transporter ATP-binding protein: protein MSDISRIDIKGVTKLYGSVKAVNNVDLVIEGGSYCCMIGPSGCGKTTLLRMIAGHETPSSGTISIGGQDVTHAKTGSRGTALMFQNYALFPHLSLTDNVAFSLRVKGEATEARRAKAREMLDRVQLRHLADRLPSELSGGQQQRVALARALITNPKVLLLDEPLSALDEFLRLRMRVELKRLQNELGITFIHVTHTQPEAIALADQVVVMDHGLIEQAASPREIYNHPHSPYVARFMGGQNVLAGKVESTSGDSASVTTADGHRYDLPSAPGVTPGAEIRFSVRRDRIHLSPDTPARNGLTGKVINTEYQGTFVKVALDTGSREEFIIYLPDEAWFARPITVGETIHARWEPTASHHLKGTNNSAGAPLED, encoded by the coding sequence ATGTCTGATATAAGCCGTATTGATATCAAGGGCGTAACCAAGCTTTACGGGTCGGTGAAGGCGGTCAACAATGTTGATCTGGTGATCGAAGGCGGGTCTTATTGCTGCATGATCGGCCCCTCTGGCTGCGGCAAGACCACACTTTTGCGGATGATTGCCGGGCATGAGACCCCCTCCTCCGGCACTATTTCCATCGGGGGGCAGGACGTCACCCATGCGAAAACAGGCAGCCGAGGCACGGCGCTGATGTTCCAGAATTACGCCCTCTTCCCGCATCTTTCGCTGACCGACAACGTCGCCTTTTCGCTGCGCGTGAAAGGTGAGGCAACCGAGGCCCGCCGTGCGAAGGCGCGCGAGATGCTGGACCGCGTGCAGCTGCGCCACCTCGCGGACCGCCTGCCCTCGGAACTGTCGGGCGGACAGCAACAGCGAGTGGCGCTGGCGCGCGCCCTGATCACCAATCCAAAGGTCCTCCTGCTGGATGAGCCGCTTTCCGCGCTTGACGAATTCCTGCGCTTGCGGATGCGGGTTGAACTGAAACGGCTGCAAAACGAGCTCGGGATCACCTTCATCCACGTCACCCATACCCAACCTGAGGCCATCGCACTGGCCGACCAGGTCGTCGTGATGGATCACGGGCTGATCGAACAGGCCGCCTCACCGCGCGAAATCTACAACCACCCGCACAGCCCCTATGTCGCCCGGTTTATGGGCGGTCAGAATGTGCTGGCAGGCAAGGTCGAAAGCACCTCGGGCGATTCGGCAAGCGTCACCACCGCGGATGGGCACCGCTATGACCTGCCCTCCGCGCCCGGAGTGACCCCGGGCGCAGAAATTCGTTTCTCGGTCCGCCGCGACCGTATTCACCTCTCGCCCGATACGCCCGCGAGAAACGGGCTTACCGGCAAGGTCATCAACACCGAATACCAGGGCACTTTCGTCAAAGTCGCCCTAGATACCGGATCGCGCGAAGAATTCATCATCTACCTGCCCGATGAAGCCTGGTTCGCGCGGCCCATCACGGTCGGAGAAACTATCCATGCCAGATGGGAGCCCACCGCAAGCCACCATCTGAAAGGCACGAACAATTCCGCCGGAGCGCCTCTGGAAGACTGA
- a CDS encoding polysaccharide deacetylase: protein MAKKIYCAFGTDIDSVAGWIGSYGGGDSPSDIQRGIFATEVGIPRLLRLFKKYDLQTSFFIPGHSLETFPKEMRMIVDAGHEVGAHGYLHENPIAMTPQQEEDVLVKSIELIDKLTGRPPRGYVAPWWEMSNSTAALLQKYNFSYDHSQGYRDFQPFYARVGDEWNVIDYTKQAKDWMHPLKHGREIDLVDIAANWYVDDLPPMMFMKKSPNSHGFVNPRDIEELWRDQFDWVYREMDYAVFAFTIHPDVAGRPQVLLMLERLIEYINGHDGVEWATFEQITDDFRKRYPFESGKRPEVI from the coding sequence ATGGCCAAGAAAATCTACTGCGCCTTCGGCACCGATATCGATTCGGTTGCGGGCTGGATCGGGTCTTATGGCGGCGGCGACAGCCCGTCAGACATCCAGCGCGGCATCTTCGCGACAGAGGTCGGCATCCCGCGGCTGCTGCGTCTGTTCAAAAAATACGACCTCCAGACCAGTTTTTTCATCCCCGGCCACTCGCTGGAAACCTTTCCGAAAGAAATGCGGATGATTGTGGATGCAGGCCATGAGGTGGGCGCCCATGGTTACCTGCATGAAAACCCGATCGCAATGACGCCACAACAAGAGGAGGATGTTCTCGTCAAGTCTATCGAGCTGATCGACAAGCTGACAGGCCGCCCGCCGCGCGGCTATGTGGCGCCCTGGTGGGAAATGTCGAACTCGACGGCAGCTTTGCTGCAGAAATACAATTTCAGCTATGATCACAGCCAGGGCTATCGGGATTTTCAGCCCTTCTATGCGCGTGTCGGCGATGAATGGAATGTCATCGATTATACGAAACAGGCCAAAGACTGGATGCATCCGCTGAAACACGGGCGCGAGATCGATCTCGTCGATATCGCGGCCAACTGGTATGTCGACGATCTGCCGCCGATGATGTTCATGAAGAAGTCGCCCAACAGCCACGGCTTCGTCAATCCGCGCGATATCGAAGAGCTGTGGCGCGACCAGTTCGACTGGGTCTACCGCGAAATGGATTATGCGGTCTTTGCCTTCACCATCCACCCGGATGTGGCCGGGCGCCCGCAGGTTCTGCTGATGCTGGAACGGCTTATCGAATACATTAATGGCCATGATGGCGTCGAATGGGCGACGTTTGAACAGATCACCGATGACTTCCGCAAACGCTATCCGTTTGAAAGCGGTAAGCGGCCAGAGGTGATCTGA
- a CDS encoding GTP-binding protein → MTEASIQGQNAKGDGLLPLTILGGFLGAGKSSWLRHQLHQGLPSDQHIIVNEAAGTPVDNLLLGKATRLTVLAGGCACCEGLTILIATLRDICDQASGLHAGKTTGILLETSGLADPGVIASAIAADPILARRLRLSEIIVLADAQHGTSQLMEEPLARAQAETADRIIMTKTASAPPDQTARLLATLRLLNPGARIEAAELGIPRDLPEPGQPYALPASRADTPDAPIRPFRLTIGGASRDDDVLGWVALSTWLSALLFARGKDVIRVKGVVRTPAGRLLLQSVRHVMQPPEILPDIMPESFAGPQPEEGVIVLIGRNFDAGLIAQSWARFGG, encoded by the coding sequence ATGACTGAGGCTTCCATCCAGGGGCAGAACGCCAAAGGCGATGGCCTTTTGCCACTGACTATCCTTGGCGGTTTTCTCGGGGCCGGGAAAAGCAGCTGGCTGCGCCATCAGCTGCATCAGGGTCTCCCCAGCGATCAGCATATTATCGTCAACGAGGCTGCGGGAACGCCGGTAGACAATCTGCTCCTGGGCAAGGCTACGCGGCTTACGGTCCTCGCCGGGGGCTGCGCCTGTTGCGAAGGCCTGACCATACTGATTGCGACGCTGCGCGACATCTGCGATCAGGCCAGCGGTCTGCACGCAGGAAAAACGACCGGCATCCTGCTCGAGACCAGTGGCCTCGCCGATCCGGGCGTCATCGCAAGTGCCATTGCGGCAGACCCCATTCTCGCCCGCCGACTCCGTCTGTCAGAAATAATCGTGCTCGCCGATGCGCAGCACGGGACATCGCAGCTTATGGAAGAGCCGCTGGCGCGTGCCCAGGCTGAGACAGCCGACCGCATCATAATGACCAAAACCGCATCGGCCCCGCCGGATCAGACCGCCCGTCTGCTGGCGACGCTGCGACTGCTGAACCCCGGTGCCCGGATCGAAGCGGCAGAGCTCGGGATCCCTCGTGATCTGCCCGAGCCGGGTCAGCCCTATGCGCTGCCAGCCTCCAGGGCCGACACACCGGACGCACCGATCCGGCCCTTCCGCCTGACGATCGGAGGAGCGTCGCGCGATGATGACGTTCTCGGTTGGGTGGCGCTTTCGACCTGGCTTTCCGCGCTCCTCTTCGCGCGGGGCAAAGATGTCATCCGCGTCAAGGGCGTGGTGCGGACGCCGGCGGGGCGTCTCCTGCTGCAATCCGTGCGCCATGTGATGCAGCCGCCCGAGATCCTGCCAGATATCATGCCCGAGAGCTTCGCCGGGCCGCAGCCCGAGGAAGGTGTCATCGTGCTGATAGGGCGCAATTTTGATGCCGGTCTTATCGCGCAGTCATGGGCCCGCTTTGGCGGCTGA